From the genome of Streptomyces sp. NBC_01341, one region includes:
- the mycP gene encoding type VII secretion-associated serine protease mycosin: MLYRKTAVLTAAIAALAAPHAAYATGGPADRTGPALDGSGECTFPMKEQFAGRPWPLQRVLLDELWQDTKGKGVRVAVIDTGVDDANPQLKGAVDASAGRNLLKGGSSDGTTDEVGHGTKVAGIIAARPRKGTGFVGLAPEATIIPIRQNDENNSGKDTTMATAIDHAIAKGAKVINISQDTTKPLTEDSALGRAVARALARDIVVVASAGNDGMDGRMKETYPAAFPGVLAVASSDRNNERAAFSQAGEFVGVAAPGVDIVSTVPGNGQCTDNGTSFSAPYVAGVAALLVAKYPAWSPAEIVARIEQTAERSVTGHDAYVGWGVVDPVQALAGDEDDVPSASAHPDPAPPEAPAPRAAHLSMSETSQERSERYATYVLALAAVLVCVVAGTATVVRDVRRRRGVRREGRP, from the coding sequence ATGTTGTACCGGAAGACGGCAGTGCTGACGGCGGCCATCGCCGCGCTGGCGGCGCCCCACGCCGCGTACGCCACCGGAGGACCGGCGGACCGCACCGGACCGGCTCTGGACGGCAGCGGCGAATGCACCTTCCCGATGAAGGAGCAGTTCGCGGGCCGCCCCTGGCCGTTGCAGCGCGTCCTGCTCGACGAACTGTGGCAGGACACCAAGGGCAAGGGCGTACGGGTCGCCGTCATCGACACCGGGGTGGACGACGCCAACCCGCAGCTCAAGGGGGCGGTGGACGCCTCGGCGGGTCGCAACCTCCTCAAGGGGGGCAGCAGCGACGGCACCACGGACGAGGTCGGCCACGGCACCAAGGTCGCCGGCATCATCGCCGCCCGCCCCCGCAAGGGGACGGGGTTCGTCGGGCTGGCTCCCGAGGCCACCATCATCCCGATCCGGCAGAACGACGAGAACAACAGCGGCAAGGACACCACGATGGCCACCGCGATCGACCACGCGATCGCCAAGGGCGCCAAGGTCATCAACATCTCCCAGGACACCACCAAGCCCCTCACCGAGGACTCTGCGCTGGGCAGGGCCGTGGCCAGGGCGCTCGCCCGCGACATCGTCGTCGTCGCCTCGGCGGGCAACGACGGCATGGACGGCAGAATGAAGGAGACGTACCCGGCCGCCTTCCCCGGTGTCCTCGCGGTCGCCTCCTCCGACCGCAACAACGAACGCGCCGCGTTCTCCCAGGCGGGCGAGTTCGTGGGGGTGGCCGCGCCGGGCGTCGACATCGTCTCCACGGTCCCCGGGAACGGCCAGTGCACGGACAACGGAACCAGCTTCTCCGCGCCCTACGTGGCCGGGGTCGCCGCCCTCCTCGTCGCCAAGTACCCCGCATGGTCGCCTGCCGAGATCGTCGCCCGCATCGAGCAGACCGCCGAACGCTCCGTCACCGGCCACGACGCCTACGTCGGATGGGGGGTGGTGGACCCGGTACAAGCGCTCGCCGGGGACGAGGACGACGTCCCGTCGGCCTCGGCGCACCCGGATCCCGCGCCGCCCGAGGCCCCCGCACCCCGGGCCGCGCACCTGTCGATGTCCGAGACCTCGCAGGAACGCAGCGAGCGCTACGCCACCTACGTCCTGGCCCTGGCGGCCGTCCTGGTGTGCGTCGTGGCCGGTACGGCCACGGTCGTCCGTGATGTCCGGCGTCGGCGCGGTGTGCGTCGAGAGGGGCGTCCGTGA
- the eccE gene encoding type VII secretion protein EccE — protein MMASTTRTRPAGNTRPSGGSGAGRRGASGNGPRTSPSGPQGPGGAVAPRLNGRAGQIGSFRLQQLVLIEIAAALLVAAWVTDPLLLMPAGVLATVLVLLAVVRRHRRSLPEWLGTVFALRARTRRAASLTLPVGTEPGLAPAVEAEPALRTYSFSDRDRRPVGMIGDGTYLSAVVQVESDATALRPDRSARPLPLSLVREVLEVDGIRLESAQIVQHTQPAPAPHLPSQSVAARNYAPLQAQTGSPALRITWIALKLDPELCPEAVEARGGGVVGAQKCAVRAADQLASRLTGAGFRATVLTEQELTSAIATSACVSPLAMAQAGRTETPGRRTEETSRTWRCDDRWHTSYWVSRWPNLGGGGASMPQLVALLTSIPALATTFSLTLGHGARSAVSVTGHLRITGRSDEELLAARHELERTARGVKASLVRLDREQVPGVLATLPLGGTR, from the coding sequence ATGATGGCTTCCACGACGCGGACACGTCCGGCCGGGAACACCCGGCCGTCCGGAGGGTCCGGAGCGGGCCGGCGGGGCGCCTCCGGCAACGGTCCACGCACCTCCCCCAGCGGCCCCCAGGGACCCGGCGGAGCGGTCGCTCCGCGGCTGAACGGACGTGCCGGACAGATCGGTTCGTTCCGATTGCAACAACTCGTACTGATCGAAATCGCGGCAGCGCTGCTCGTGGCTGCCTGGGTGACCGATCCGCTGCTGCTCATGCCCGCCGGTGTCCTCGCCACGGTCCTCGTGCTGCTCGCCGTGGTCCGCCGCCACCGCCGTTCGCTGCCGGAGTGGCTGGGCACCGTCTTCGCCCTGCGCGCCCGCACCAGGCGAGCGGCCTCCCTGACACTCCCGGTGGGAACGGAACCCGGACTGGCCCCCGCGGTGGAGGCCGAACCGGCCCTGCGTACCTACTCGTTCAGCGACCGCGACCGGCGCCCGGTCGGGATGATCGGCGACGGCACCTACCTCTCCGCCGTGGTCCAGGTGGAGTCGGACGCCACCGCGCTGCGGCCCGACCGCTCGGCGCGGCCGCTGCCCCTGAGCCTCGTGCGTGAGGTGCTGGAGGTCGACGGGATCCGGCTGGAGTCCGCACAGATAGTGCAGCACACCCAGCCCGCTCCGGCTCCGCACCTGCCGTCGCAGTCGGTCGCGGCGCGCAACTACGCGCCGTTGCAGGCGCAGACGGGATCGCCGGCGCTACGGATCACCTGGATCGCGCTGAAGCTCGACCCCGAGCTCTGCCCGGAGGCCGTGGAGGCGCGGGGCGGCGGGGTCGTCGGCGCGCAGAAGTGCGCGGTGCGCGCGGCCGACCAGCTGGCCAGCCGGCTGACGGGTGCGGGTTTCCGTGCCACCGTGTTGACGGAACAGGAGCTGACGTCGGCGATCGCGACGTCGGCGTGCGTGAGCCCGCTGGCCATGGCGCAGGCCGGCCGCACGGAGACACCGGGCCGCCGCACGGAGGAGACCTCGCGCACCTGGCGCTGCGACGACCGTTGGCACACCAGTTACTGGGTGAGCCGTTGGCCGAATCTCGGTGGCGGCGGTGCGTCGATGCCGCAGCTGGTCGCCCTGCTCACCTCCATCCCGGCGCTCGCCACGACGTTCAGCCTGACCCTGGGGCACGGCGCCCGTTCGGCGGTCTCGGTCACGGGGCACCTCCGCATCACCGGGCGCAGCGACGAGGAACTCCTCGCCGCCCGTCATGAACTCGAGCGCACCGCGCGTGGCGTCAAGGCGTCCCTGGTCAGGCTGGACCGCGAACAGGTGCCCGGCGTGCTCGCCACTCTGCCGCTCGGGGGTACCCGCTGA
- the eccB gene encoding type VII secretion protein EccB, producing the protein MASRRDELNAYTFAKKRTVAAFLQPSPTGSEEGAPRPLRAVVPSLIVGALVMAGFGAWGMFKPTAPKGWDKPYAKVIVGKKSTTRYVVLETGEGKQKRTLLHPVLNLASARLLLTPQQFDVIQVSDDILDAGKPPRGPILGIPYAPDRLPDEMDAGRAKRWAVCEQPGGKGNTVQKAAFVFAERDNGLTDGANRLDGGQVLYVQGQDRTRYLVDASGSKYRVDETADDNGFLTSALVGSTRPQAVTDDWLATLHEGSPLVFPRIPGTVGAPAHIKGQLSAEEDRVGMVLRTTTGEGTAYYVVLDGKVQPVSQFTAWLLTSSPQTATLNLAGEARAVGLQDFVPDTRTFAGQAAHWPAHRAKQVNSAGGGRDTVCSVLRKVDDKGRTTLSTWAGTAYPAAINAGGTSTYVTPGSGLLYTQVRGRQSRPDGSLFLVTDTGLRYAVQANGDSDAQRSDIGTGGQKTQDGRPEPSQAQVRLGYEKVTPSLVPIAWSEFLSKGPRLDTNSARQPQGS; encoded by the coding sequence ATGGCATCACGGCGGGACGAGCTCAACGCGTACACCTTTGCGAAGAAGCGCACGGTGGCCGCATTCCTCCAACCCTCGCCCACGGGTTCCGAGGAGGGCGCCCCGCGGCCCCTGCGAGCCGTCGTCCCGAGCCTGATCGTGGGAGCGCTGGTCATGGCAGGCTTCGGCGCCTGGGGGATGTTCAAGCCCACCGCGCCCAAGGGATGGGACAAGCCGTACGCCAAGGTGATCGTCGGCAAGAAGTCCACCACCCGGTACGTCGTCCTCGAGACGGGTGAGGGCAAGCAGAAGAGGACCCTGCTGCACCCCGTGCTGAACCTCGCCTCGGCCCGGCTCCTCCTCACGCCCCAGCAGTTCGACGTCATCCAGGTCAGCGACGACATCCTCGACGCGGGCAAGCCTCCGCGCGGCCCGATCCTCGGTATCCCGTACGCCCCCGACCGGTTGCCGGACGAGATGGACGCGGGCCGCGCCAAGCGGTGGGCGGTCTGCGAACAGCCCGGTGGCAAGGGCAACACCGTGCAGAAGGCGGCCTTCGTCTTCGCGGAACGGGACAACGGGCTGACCGACGGCGCGAACCGCCTCGACGGCGGCCAGGTGCTCTACGTCCAGGGCCAGGACAGGACCCGCTACCTCGTCGACGCGAGCGGCTCCAAATACCGCGTCGACGAGACGGCGGACGACAACGGCTTCCTGACGAGCGCCCTCGTCGGCAGCACGCGGCCGCAGGCCGTGACCGACGACTGGCTGGCCACCCTCCACGAGGGCAGCCCGCTCGTCTTCCCGCGGATCCCCGGCACGGTCGGCGCGCCCGCGCACATCAAGGGCCAGCTGTCCGCCGAGGAGGACAGGGTCGGGATGGTCCTGCGGACCACGACGGGCGAGGGCACCGCCTACTACGTCGTCCTCGACGGCAAGGTCCAGCCGGTCTCCCAGTTCACCGCCTGGCTGCTGACCAGCTCACCCCAGACCGCGACGCTCAACCTGGCCGGCGAGGCCCGAGCCGTCGGTCTGCAGGACTTCGTCCCGGACACGCGGACCTTCGCGGGCCAGGCCGCCCACTGGCCCGCCCACCGGGCCAAGCAGGTCAACTCGGCCGGCGGCGGCCGGGACACCGTGTGCAGTGTGCTGCGCAAGGTCGACGACAAGGGCCGGACGACACTGAGCACCTGGGCAGGCACCGCCTACCCGGCCGCCATCAACGCCGGGGGCACCAGCACCTACGTCACCCCGGGCAGCGGCCTGCTCTACACACAGGTCCGGGGCCGGCAGTCCAGGCCCGACGGATCGCTCTTCCTGGTGACCGACACGGGACTGCGCTACGCGGTCCAGGCGAACGGCGACAGCGACGCCCAGCGCTCCGACATCGGCACCGGAGGCCAGAAGACCCAGGACGGCAGGCCCGAGCCCAGCCAGGCGCAGGTCAGGCTGGGCTACGAGAAGGTGACCCCCTCGCTCGTGCCGATCGCCTGGTCCGAGTTCCTGTCCAAGGGGCCCAGGCTCGACACCAACAGCGCACGCCAGCCCCAGGGCTCCTAG
- a CDS encoding DUF397 domain-containing protein, which produces MGTQQEKDELYALDISGVEWLSAPGTEEAEERVEIAHLPGGAVAMRSSLDPETVLRYTEAEWRAFVLGARDGEFDLK; this is translated from the coding sequence ATGGGCACCCAGCAGGAGAAGGACGAGCTGTACGCACTCGACATCTCGGGGGTCGAGTGGCTGAGCGCCCCCGGGACGGAGGAGGCGGAGGAACGGGTCGAGATCGCGCATCTGCCGGGCGGGGCCGTGGCGATGCGGTCCTCGCTCGACCCGGAGACGGTGCTGCGCTACACGGAGGCCGAGTGGCGTGCCTTCGTACTGGGCGCGCGGGACGGCGAGTTCGACCTGAAGTAG
- a CDS encoding WXG100 family type VII secretion target has translation MAGDPNTKVRYESVQEMANRLRVVSRNIIKDLEEMDAALKVVTDTWDGDAHAGYVGLQKQYKGKADHMKDRLEHVAKIIESGKDSYRSTDVKASRLFTEAY, from the coding sequence ATGGCCGGAGATCCGAACACCAAGGTCAGGTACGAGAGCGTCCAGGAGATGGCGAACCGCCTCCGCGTCGTCTCGCGCAACATCATCAAGGACCTCGAGGAGATGGACGCCGCCCTCAAGGTCGTCACCGACACCTGGGACGGTGACGCCCACGCCGGGTACGTCGGCCTGCAGAAGCAGTACAAGGGCAAGGCCGACCACATGAAGGACCGGCTGGAGCACGTCGCCAAGATCATCGAGAGCGGCAAGGACAGCTACCGCTCGACGGACGTCAAGGCCTCGCGCCTGTTCACCGAGGCGTACTGA
- the eccCa gene encoding type VII secretion protein EccCa, giving the protein MSQIVVKRPPRSLPPEVPADELTLEAPPELPRGQQEGMLMQVLPVLGMGSSVVFFFSPQAPPFMRIMGVLMLVSTVGMVAAQIVRHRRGTQGQMGDVRRDYLKYLAQTRRTVRRTARAQRDVQLYLHPAPEQLWSVVAEGSRVWERRVGDKDFAQVRVGLGAQQLSTPLIAPDTAPVDELEPMCAGAMQRFLAVHGSLDGLPMAVSMRAFYHVTVSGRPESAQSTARSIVAQLVTLHSPEDLMVAVVAAPGAVGRWDWTKWLPHTQVPGQVDGAGTKRLFGDDLGELESLLAGRLDGRPRFGRESSPVLDQPHIVVVLDGGMVPPDSLFAAAEGLQGVTIVEVVPGELDEPRGGLSVVVRPGLLRLESGSGLAYEGVPDSMSPEAAEALARQLAPLRMGGGDDDEPLLANLDFTDLLSLGDAGSVDVGRTWRPRSVSERLRVPIGVGEDGRPVMLDLKEAAQEGMGPHGLCVGATGSGKSELLRTLVLGLAVTHSSETLNFVLADFKGGATFAGMSQMPHVAAVITNLADDLTLVDRMGDAIRGELQRRQELLRSAGNYANIHDYEKARAAGAALEPLASLVLVIDEFSELLTAKPDFIEMFIQIGRIGRSLGVHLLLASQRLEEGKLRGLDTYLSYRIGLRTFSAAESRTALGVPDAYHLPSVPGSGYLKFGTEEMTRFKAAYVSGTYRTGGPALPVGQLPIERRPAVFSAAPVPVVYAAPDPAHLAARAAADDDALADTVLDVIVRRLEGQGVPAHQVWLPPLDRAPTLDQLLPGLAPTEERGFTATEYTRPGGLTVPLGLIDKPFEQRREVLYRDFSGAAGHMLVVGGPQSGKSTMMRALISSFALTHTPHEVQFYGLDFGGGGLVSLAGLPHVGGMASRLDPERVRRTVAEVGGVLNRREEFFRAHSIDSIATYRRKRARGELPGEAWGDVFLVIDGWGGFRNEYEGLEQVVTEIAARGLGYGIHVVITAARYMEVRAALKDQILGRLELRLGDVMDSEFDRKVAANVPAGVPGRGQVPQKLHFMGALPRIDSVSSGEDLSEGTAALVTAVASNWAGPVAPSVRLLPRKLPADQLPKGFEFPERGIAIGIDETSLEPVFVDFETDPFFLVFGESESGKTNLLRLIAKQIGERYSPDEAKIVVGDYRRALLGALPESHLLEYAPMASAMQMHMEALAGVFARRQPPTDVTPQQLRDRSWWSGPQIFIIVDDYDLVATNAGNPLAPLAEYLPFARDTGVRFIIARNSAGASRAMYEGFMQRIKELGAQGVVLSGDPSEGDLIGSVRGHTMPAGRGYFASRRRGTPLVQTGRLPEQH; this is encoded by the coding sequence GTGAGCCAGATCGTCGTGAAACGACCTCCGCGGTCTCTGCCGCCGGAAGTACCCGCTGACGAGTTGACTTTGGAGGCTCCTCCCGAACTGCCCCGCGGGCAGCAGGAGGGCATGCTGATGCAGGTCCTGCCGGTGCTCGGCATGGGCTCGTCGGTCGTCTTCTTCTTCTCTCCGCAGGCACCTCCGTTCATGCGGATCATGGGTGTCCTGATGCTGGTCTCGACGGTCGGCATGGTCGCCGCCCAGATCGTCCGGCACCGTCGCGGTACGCAAGGGCAAATGGGCGATGTCCGTCGTGACTACCTGAAGTACCTCGCCCAGACGCGGCGGACGGTACGCCGTACCGCTCGCGCCCAGCGTGATGTGCAGCTCTATCTGCACCCGGCACCGGAGCAGTTGTGGTCGGTGGTGGCGGAGGGCAGCCGGGTGTGGGAACGGCGCGTCGGGGACAAGGACTTCGCCCAGGTACGGGTCGGCCTCGGGGCGCAGCAGCTGTCGACCCCGCTGATCGCCCCGGACACCGCTCCCGTGGACGAGCTGGAGCCGATGTGCGCGGGCGCGATGCAGCGGTTCCTGGCGGTGCACGGGTCGTTGGACGGGCTGCCGATGGCGGTCTCGATGCGCGCCTTCTACCACGTGACGGTGTCGGGACGCCCGGAGTCGGCGCAGTCGACGGCGCGGTCCATCGTGGCGCAGCTGGTGACGCTGCACTCCCCCGAGGACCTGATGGTCGCGGTGGTGGCGGCGCCGGGTGCGGTGGGGCGCTGGGACTGGACGAAGTGGCTGCCGCACACGCAGGTGCCCGGCCAGGTCGACGGGGCGGGCACGAAGCGGCTGTTCGGGGATGACCTGGGCGAGCTGGAGAGCCTGCTCGCGGGCAGGCTGGACGGCCGTCCGCGCTTCGGCCGGGAGAGCAGCCCGGTGCTGGACCAGCCGCACATCGTGGTGGTGCTCGACGGCGGGATGGTGCCGCCGGACTCCCTGTTCGCGGCCGCCGAGGGACTGCAGGGCGTGACCATCGTCGAGGTGGTGCCGGGCGAGCTCGACGAGCCGCGCGGCGGTCTCTCCGTGGTGGTGCGTCCGGGGCTGCTGCGCCTGGAGTCGGGTTCGGGGCTGGCGTACGAGGGGGTGCCGGACAGCATGTCGCCGGAGGCCGCCGAGGCGCTGGCCAGGCAGCTCGCACCGCTGCGCATGGGCGGGGGTGACGACGACGAACCGCTGCTCGCCAACCTGGACTTCACGGATCTGCTGAGTCTCGGCGACGCGGGCTCCGTCGACGTGGGCCGCACCTGGCGGCCGCGCTCGGTGTCGGAGCGGCTGCGGGTGCCGATCGGCGTCGGCGAGGACGGCCGGCCGGTGATGCTGGACCTGAAGGAGGCCGCGCAGGAGGGCATGGGCCCGCACGGGCTGTGTGTCGGCGCGACGGGTTCCGGTAAGTCGGAGCTGCTGCGGACGCTGGTGCTCGGTCTCGCGGTCACGCATTCGTCGGAGACTCTGAACTTCGTGCTCGCGGACTTCAAGGGCGGTGCGACGTTCGCCGGGATGTCGCAGATGCCGCACGTCGCCGCGGTCATCACCAACCTGGCGGACGACCTCACCCTGGTCGACCGCATGGGTGACGCGATCCGCGGTGAGCTGCAGCGCCGGCAGGAGCTGCTGCGATCGGCGGGCAACTACGCGAACATCCACGACTACGAGAAGGCGCGGGCGGCGGGCGCTGCCCTGGAACCGCTGGCATCCCTGGTGCTGGTGATCGACGAGTTCTCCGAACTCCTTACGGCCAAGCCGGACTTCATCGAGATGTTCATCCAGATCGGCCGCATCGGCCGTTCGCTCGGGGTGCATCTGCTACTCGCGTCGCAGCGCCTGGAGGAGGGCAAGCTGCGCGGCCTCGACACGTATCTGTCGTACCGGATCGGCCTGCGGACCTTCTCGGCGGCCGAGTCGCGCACGGCGCTGGGTGTGCCGGACGCGTACCACCTGCCGTCGGTACCGGGTTCGGGCTACCTCAAGTTCGGTACGGAGGAGATGACCCGCTTCAAGGCGGCCTACGTGTCGGGGACCTACCGTACGGGCGGTCCCGCTCTGCCCGTGGGGCAGTTGCCGATCGAACGCCGGCCGGCGGTGTTCAGTGCCGCTCCGGTGCCGGTCGTGTACGCGGCGCCGGACCCGGCACATCTCGCCGCCCGGGCCGCCGCGGACGACGACGCGCTCGCCGACACGGTGCTCGACGTGATCGTGCGCCGGCTGGAGGGGCAGGGCGTGCCGGCCCACCAGGTGTGGCTGCCGCCGCTGGACCGGGCGCCGACGCTGGACCAGCTGCTGCCGGGGCTGGCGCCGACGGAGGAGCGCGGGTTCACCGCGACCGAGTACACCCGGCCCGGCGGACTGACCGTGCCCCTCGGCCTGATCGACAAGCCGTTCGAGCAGCGCCGCGAGGTGCTGTACCGGGACTTCTCCGGCGCGGCCGGACACATGCTGGTGGTGGGCGGTCCGCAGTCGGGCAAGTCCACGATGATGCGGGCCCTGATCTCCTCGTTCGCCCTGACGCACACGCCGCACGAGGTCCAGTTCTACGGGCTGGACTTCGGCGGTGGTGGTCTCGTCTCGCTCGCCGGGCTGCCGCACGTCGGGGGGATGGCGTCGCGGCTGGACCCGGAGCGGGTGCGCCGGACGGTCGCGGAGGTCGGCGGTGTCCTCAACCGCCGCGAGGAGTTCTTCCGCGCCCACTCCATCGACTCGATCGCCACCTACCGGCGCAAGCGCGCCCGGGGTGAGCTCCCCGGCGAGGCCTGGGGCGACGTGTTCCTGGTGATCGACGGCTGGGGCGGTTTCCGCAACGAGTACGAGGGCCTGGAACAGGTCGTCACCGAGATCGCGGCGCGCGGCCTCGGCTACGGCATCCACGTGGTCATCACCGCGGCCCGCTACATGGAGGTGCGGGCGGCGCTGAAGGACCAGATCCTGGGGCGGCTCGAACTGCGGCTCGGCGACGTCATGGACTCCGAGTTCGACCGCAAGGTCGCGGCGAACGTCCCGGCCGGGGTGCCCGGTCGCGGCCAGGTCCCGCAGAAGCTGCACTTCATGGGCGCGCTGCCGCGCATCGACTCCGTCAGCAGCGGCGAGGACCTGTCCGAGGGCACGGCGGCCCTCGTCACCGCGGTGGCGTCGAACTGGGCGGGCCCGGTGGCCCCGTCCGTACGGCTGCTGCCGCGCAAGCTCCCGGCCGACCAGCTGCCCAAGGGCTTCGAGTTCCCCGAGCGGGGCATCGCCATCGGTATCGACGAGACCTCGCTGGAGCCGGTCTTCGTCGACTTCGAGACGGATCCGTTCTTCCTGGTCTTCGGCGAGAGCGAGTCCGGCAAGACCAACCTGCTGCGGCTGATCGCCAAGCAGATCGGGGAGCGCTACTCCCCCGACGAGGCGAAGATCGTGGTCGGCGACTACCGCCGGGCGCTGCTCGGCGCCCTGCCGGAGTCCCATCTGCTGGAGTACGCGCCGATGGCGAGTGCCATGCAGATGCACATGGAGGCACTCGCCGGGGTGTTCGCCCGCCGTCAGCCGCCGACCGACGTGACGCCACAGCAGTTGCGGGACCGCAGTTGGTGGTCGGGCCCGCAGATCTTCATCATCGTCGACGACTACGACCTGGTCGCCACGAACGCGGGCAATCCGCTGGCGCCGCTCGCGGAGTACCTGCCGTTCGCCCGTGACACGGGGGTCAGGTTCATCATCGCGCGGAACTCCGCGGGTGCCTCGCGGGCCATGTACGAGGGCTTCATGCAGCGCATCAAGGAACTGGGCGCGCAGGGGGTGGTGTTGTCGGGCGACCCGTCGGAGGGCGACCTGATCGGTTCGGTGCGCGGTCACACGATGCCGGCCGGACGCGGGTACTTCGCGTCGCGCCGGCGCGGGACACCGCTGGTGCAGACGGGCCGGCTGCCCGAGCAGCACTGA